The sequence TTTCGTGCCGGGTGGTTGCCCGGTCTCTTCGTGTTTTTGCGGGTAGATGTAGCCGTGGAGGTCGGTCTCGTAGTCCTCGGGTTCGGCTGCGACTGGGGCGCCTAGGGGTGTCCAGGCGCGGGGTAGATCGAAGCGAGGGATGATGTTCTTGGGCGCGCTCCACACGTGATTATCCCCCCGGTCTGGGAGGGAAAAGGTCGCCTCTTTCCTTACCCAGTTCCAGTACACGAATATCCCGAGCTGGAACTCGCCCTCGTCTTTAGCTCCCGGCCGGAAGTCGCACCACATACCGATGCAGTCCGCGAGCGCCTCCGGGGGCAATTCCGCGAGTGTGCGTTTGGTGGTCCTTCGATTACCTCCGGTTCGGTGACGAGGCGGCGGACGATCCGTTCGAGACTGCCCACCGCCTCCAGTTCTTCTCGACTCCAGTCAGATATGGGTTTCCATACATAAAGTTCTGGCTCCCATTCTTCTGCCCGATATTCCCACTGCATTCCGGCGATCTGCTCCGCCATAGCGGAGGCTGTCTTCCGCTGCTCGTGGATGTCCATTGCGCGTGCTTGCTCTGGCGTGATGGTCATTTCTTTCCTTTCGTGGCTGTGCGGGTGCGGTGCAGGCGGCGGGCGGCGGCTTCGGCGTGTTCGCGGGTTGCGCAGTCGTAGTGGATGCGGCAACGGGCGATTTCGGCGGGGCTTATGCCGCGCGGGCGGTTTGGGGTGCCGCACACGTAGTAGCGGCCTTTGACGTGGTGGACCCAAATACCCGTGCTGCTCATTCGTCGCCTTCGATTTCTGCGGTGAGATATTCGGTGGGGTCTGTGTGGATGTAGTCCCAGGCTGTTTGGGTGGCGGTTTCGGGGTCTGGGGCCATGACGGTGATGCCGCCGGTGAAGTCGACGTTGTAGCGGGTCAGTGGGGGGTCGAGGTAGCGGTCAACGTCCGCCAAATGGGGGTCGTTCATGGTGGTCCTTAGGGTTCGTAGCGGCCTGGCATGTCGTCGCCGGTGATGAGTGCGGTGAGGTCTTCGAGGGTCATGGTGACCCACTGGCGGGCTGCGTTTTGGGTGCCTCGTCTTTTGTGGACGATGAGGCCGATGTAGGCGTCGGCGTTGCCTGCTTCCAGGTGGGCTTCTTTGATCCATTGGGATAGTTCGGGCCGGGTGGTGTTTTTGCATTCGATGGCTATTGGTTTGCCGTGCGCGTACACCCCGGAAATGTCGCCCCGGTCTTTGTTTCCGGTTTTGACGCGGCGGTCGATGTGGGGGTTATCGAGTGTGCTTTTGAGATAGTCAGCTACCTGTCTTTCGAAAGTGGTTCCGGCTTTTTTTGCGGATTGTCTGTTGCGTGGCATGGGTGGGGGCTCCTAGGGGGCGCAGTGGGCGGTGGCGAGGATGGTGGCGAGGGCGGCGAGGGTGCAGGCCCAGTGCCAGGCGGTGATGGGGGCGGGTGGTTTTTCATCGCTCATGCGGCTTCTCCGGGGTTGAACAGGGCCAGCTGTACCCCGGCATAGGCGGGGGCGTCTTCGCGGCTCCTGGGTGCCTTACGGCTCGTTTTTGGGCGGGTTGGGCAGTCATACAGCGCGAGCTGCTGGCCGGCCTGCGTGGCGCGGGTGGCGTACAGGTGATCCGCAACCGCGTCGAGGAGGTTCTCCCACGCCGCCGACCGCAGGTGCTGGTACCGGCCCAACCGGATCGACCGGACGACGTCCTTGGACACGCCGATGCGGGCGCCGATGCTGCGCAGCGACTCACCGGGGGCGGCGATCTGGTCGAGGAGGGCCCGCGCTTCCTGGATGGGGTGCTCTCGGACGGTGGGGTCGTAGTCCGCGCCGATCGTCCCGGCCCGGAGCTGGTGGGTGTGGGTGGTGCACAGGCCCAGTCCGAGGATGTCGGGCGTGGCTTGTGGGTTCGGGCATCCGCAGCGCAGGCACCGGGGCATGGGGGTTAGCCTCCCTCCGCAGCGATCTGTGGTGGCCAGTCGTCGTCGGTGGGTGTTGCGTCGACGGCGTTGAGGGGCTGGTCGGCGTCGACGATGCGGGTGCGGCGCCTCCACGCGGCGATGTGCGGGTTCGGCTTCGGCCGTGGGGCGGGCTGGTGGTCCTCGTGGTCGGCGATGGCGCGCATCCGTTCGACCTCGTCGGCGTCGTGCGGGCAGCGGGTCAGGACACCGCCGATGCGGAGCATGCCGTTGACGTCGCACAGCTCGCAGTTGCGGCGGGCGGCGAGGAGCGCCTGCTTCTCCGCGTCCGCTTGCCGGGCCCGGTGTTGCTCGGCTTCCGTGGCGATGGCGTCGTCGAGGAGGGGGCGGAACAGCCCGCCGGTTTTCGAGCCGGGGCGGGATTCCCACGCGGCGATGGCGGCGGCGATCGCGGTGTTGCTCACCCCCCGCTGTTGGGCGCGGGCGACAGCCCCGCGCAACTGGCCGGGGATGTGGTCCGGCAAGCCAGCCCCGCCGTCGCGCGCGGTAGAGCCGTTAGCTGGCTGGCTACCGTAACCACCATTAAGGGACGGGTCGGGTCGGGTCGGGTCGGGATAACGCGCGCGCGGGGTACCGGACATTTCCGGGAGTCCCCGGGATGTCCCCCTGGGGGACATTTGGGGGGACATTTCGGGGAGTCCCTGGGGGACATTTCCGCGTCCGTGCTGGTAGGCCTCTTTTCGCTCGCGCTGTTTGCGCTTCTTTTCGGCCCACTCTTCCCTCTCCTTCTCGCGCTGTTCGCGAGTGGGTTGGTAGTCATTCCAGTCCCGGAATGCGTACGCTTTCGCACCCGAATCGGTTTCGATTTGCACCCACAATCCACTCCGGATCAGTGCCGAAACCTGACTAGAAGTGCCCTTCAACGCACGCACCTGGGTCGCGGGGATGACCCCGTCGGTCTCGTATCTGCCGCACCAGGAACCGGCCTTGACCCACAGCCCGACGGCCGCGTTCGGCAGTGTCGAGACCTTCGGGTGGTCGTAGAAACCGTCGTCAACTTTGAACCAGGCCATCCAGGTGCCCTCCTTCCGTGGTGTCTGTGGTGTGGGCTACGTCCGCGAGGAGGTAGCCGCGATTCGTGTGGGTGAGTAGGCCGACGGTGGCCAGCAGGTCCGGCATGTAGGCGGGGATGCGGAGCCTGCGGGCGAGGTGGCACAGGTGCGGGACGGTGATCTCCCCGCCGGTGTAGCTGCGGGCGGCGTGCCACCCTGCGGCGTGCCAGAGGCGGTAGCCAGCCCACTGCTCGTCGGCGGAGCCGAGGGAGGCGAACCGTGGGTCGGTGGGCGCCTCGTCGGTGGGGATGAACACGCCGTCGTGGATGAGGGCGATGGGCTGGGTCATGGGTGTCTCCTAGAACGGCGGGTCGTCGTCGCCGTCGCTGATGGTCTGCTGCCACCCGCTGGCCTGTTGCTGCGGCGGCTGTTGTTGTTGGGTGGGCTGGGGTGATGGGGTGCTGTTGCTGGGGGCGTCGAGCATCCGCCACACGTCGAAGGCCTGCACCTCGGTGGCGCTGCGGCGTTGCCCTTCGGGGGTTTCCCACTGGCGGGTGACGGGCTTGCCCCGCACGACGACGCGGTCGCCCTTGGTGAGGCGGGCGGCGGGCTCGGCGCAGCGGCCCCAGACGGCAACGGTCCAGTAGACGGACTGGTCACGTACCCACTCGTCGCCGTCTTTGTGCTGGTCGGATGCGGCGATGCGGAGCTGACAGACGGCTTTGCCGGATTGGGTGTAGCGCAGCTCGGGTTCCATGCACACCCCGCCCTCGATGTAGATGTGCTGGATCATGCGGCGTCACCACCATCGGCGAGGCCGAGGGCTTCCGCGCGGGACTGGCAGGCGCCGGCGAGGCGGGCCATGTCATCGTCAGATAGGCCCAGGCTCTCGGCGTGGGTGTAGATCCGGTCGATCTGGTCGCCGGTCTGCGCGTCGTCGAGGGCCGCGATGGCCTTCTCGATCGGGGTGCCCTCCGGCTCCGCCTTCTCCGCCTGCCGTGGCGTGCGCTTCTGCGTCAGGGCGGCGCGTGCTTTGCCCCGCTGGGGGCGCTGCTTCGGCCCGTCGAGGCGCTCCGCGCTGGCCTGGATCGGCTGCTCAAGTTCGAGGTCCTCTGCGGCGTACCGGATGCCGAGGAGGACATCAGGAGCCAGGCGGCGGCACACCTCGGACGCGGCCTTGGCGTACAGCATCGCCTGCGGATCCGTCGCGTACTTCTTGTTGCTCGTATATCCGGCTTGCTTGGCGCGGTCGATGGTCCAGCGGGACTCCTCCGTCTCGCCCCTGGGGCTGGAGCCTCGGACGTGGACTGCGTCGGGGCCGGACTCCACGGTCTCGAACCGGTAGCCCTTCGACTTGAGGAGGGCGACCATGGTGCGGGCGTACACGGCGGGCTGGCCGTGGACCACGAAGACCTGCTGTAGTGCTTGCTGCGGTTGGAGGCCGAGTTCGGCGCCGTACATGATCGCGGCGGCCCCGTTGTCGGGCTTGCCTCGGAAGGCTTGCGGCACCATGTCGGTGTTGCACATGACGGTGGCGAGCCGGTGGGCGTATTCCATTGCCCGGACCTGCTTTTCGAGTAGTTCGAGGCCGTCGTTGGTGGGGTTGGGCAGCGGCATCGCTTCGGCCTGCTGCGGCTGGGTGGTGTCTAGTTCTTGGGTCATTGGTCTGTCTCCTTGGTGGCTTCGAGGAAGGTGATGGTTTCGAGCTCGTCGAGGGCTCGGAGTGGTCTGGCGAAGATTTCGTGGAGGAAGTCGAGTTCCTCGGTTTCGCCGTCGAAGAAGTCGCGGGCGAGTTCGTCGCGCCATCGGTCGGCGGATTCTTTGAGTGCGGTGGCGAGGATGCGGCAGGCGTCTTCGCGGCTGATGGTCCCGTCGGTGGCGAGCGTGACTGTGAATGCGCGTCCGCCGAGGGCGTCGGCGACGGGGTTGTCATCCGGGTACGCGGCGAGCGCGAGCACCGGCTTGCTGGTCATGTCCATGCTTTGCGCTCCATGGTGTAGGTGTCCGCGCCGACTGCCTGGGCGTACAGGTCGGGTTGCTCCCGCTTGAGGCGGGTCGTGTCGAGCTGCGGTTTCGGCTCCATGTAGTCGGCGAGGAGCTGTGCTGTGGCGTCGTCCTTGGGCAGTCGTGATCGGGCGAATCGGCCGGCTTTCCGGGTCATCACCGGCGCCCCGTCGAACACGCAGCGGCGGGCGTCCCCGGCTTGTTGCATGAGCCGGTTCTCCGCGTCCCGCACCGCCCGGTCCGCGTCAGCTTGTCGCCTCCACGCGGTGGTCAGCTCGTCCATGAGGTCGACGGGCACGTCGAACTCGCGGGCCTCATCGGCGCGGGGGTTCAGGGCGGTAAACACCTCCCGGGCGTGGACGCTGTCGCCGACGTCTGGTGGGGTACCGTCGAGGATCAGCCGGTAGAAATCGGCGGCGTCCGCGCACAGGTTGTCGAAAGCATCCTCGTCCCACTCCACGGTGTGGATGCTGGGCGTGCCGTAAACGGGGGCGATGATGATGTCAGCCTCCCGGATCCCGGAAACACCCATCTGGAAAATCACCTGCGCCCACCAGTTATCGCGGACCCCGTCGTCGCGGCGGGGGCGTTTGACCTCGAGGATGCGCCGCTTCGACCCGATCCGGGCCCGCCTATCGAGCGTGACCATGTTCGGGAAACCGAGGTCCGGGTCCCTGTACGCCACCTCGCCCCGATTAGCCTGCCAGCCGGGATGCTGACGCAGCCACACGTTGACGGCGTAATCCTCCGCATCGTGGGCATCGTCGAACATCGCCTGCGTGGCGGCGTCGATGGGCTGCGACCACTGTCCGGTCATCTCGTGGTACCGCTCCCACGCGGAGACGTAGTCGATGCCGAGGTAGGCGCCGTCGGCGTCGCGGGCCATCGCGGGGATCTTCGAGGCGGTGACGAGCTTCTTCCACTCGTCGGTGCCGGGGGCGGGCGGGTTACGCACTAGCTCGTGCGACATGCTGTGGTCCCTTCTTTGCGGCGTGGGCGTCGGCGTAGGCGAACAGGCGCTGCGCGACGCGGGTGTCAATCCGGTGCTGCTTCCGGTTGGGGTTGAGCCACCGGGTGAGCTGGTTGCGGGTCGTGCCGAGGCGGCAGATCGTCGTGACCTCCCCCAGCTCGTCACACATGAGCTGCAGCGCGGCGAGGGTGTGGTAGGTGAACGGCACCCGGTCGGGTAGCTCGGATGGGGCGGGTTTGGCGGCGGGGTTGTCGATCTCGTCCCACGCGGCGATCGGCACCCACGCCCTGGCTCGGGTGAAGATCGTCGGTTCGCGCCGGTAGGTGTAGCCGTGCTCCTCCGCGAACTCTGCTATCCGAGGAGCCATGGTTGGCGACTTGGGATGCGGGGATACTCCGCGGGTCAGGCTGTAGATCGTTGTCCTAGTCACCCCGAGGGCGTCGGCGAGTTCGTCGGAGCGCCACCCCAGCGCCATGAGGCCCTGTAGTCGGCGGGCCACCCCGGTCGGGGTGATGGCTGGTGGGGCCAGCGGTATGGCGAGGATGCGGGCGATGACGCTGCGCCGTCCGCTGCGGTACCGTCCGGTGGCGTAGTTGGTGAGGGTGTCTGGGGATACCCCGGCGGCGTCGGCGATCTGGCTGTACCGCCAGCCGAGGGCCTTGAGTCGGTGGATGTGGGCGGCGGCCGTGGAGTGGTCCACGGTGGGCGTGACTACACCCGTCGCGCGGGCGTGTTTGTGGCACAACCCCCGGTAGCTCTCCCGCCCTTTGTTGGTGCAGTTGGGGCGTACGCAGGTGGTCACTGGCCACCGCCGTGGGTGAGGATCGCGGCGACCGCGTAGCCGACCATGCAGATGATGACGAGGAGGGATAACACCGCGAGGGTCAGCATCGCCCACTCCGCCACGGTGAGATGCGAGTCCTCGATGCGGCGGGCCCGGTCCTGCAGGTAGGTGTCGCGCCAGTGCTCCTCGTGCTCGGAGATGGCCCGGTCGATCGCGGCCCGTACCGCCGGGTGGGTGGTGTCGGGAGCGTGGTCTGGGATGATTCGCTTCGGCGTGGGTTCTGGGATGGGGTGGCGTGACTGGATCATGCGGTCTCCTGGATGCCGAGGCGGCGGTTGACGGTGGAGCGGGGGAATCGGAGGGCGGCGCCGATGCGGTAGGGCCGGAGGTCGGCGAGTTTGCCGGCATTGGCGTGGCGGATGACCGTGGTTCGGTGGATGCCGAGCATCACGGCGAGGTCGTCGGGCGTGTACGCCACGGGCGATGCGGTAGAGTGAGTCATGGATCGCGTCCTTTACTGGGTGGATGCGGATACCCGGCGTGTGGTGGCAGCCACGGATACGCCGGGTTTTCTTCGTTGTTGGGTGGGTGTGGTGGGCAGCTGGTCCCCTAGCCGCAGGAAGCGGGGCATTGTGGGGGCGCTTGCCGTGGGGAGTGTCGGACCCATCGGCTGGGATCACCTCGCCACACCTCGTGGTGGTGCTGGGG comes from Corynebacterium heidelbergense and encodes:
- a CDS encoding helix-turn-helix transcriptional regulator → MTTCVRPNCTNKGRESYRGLCHKHARATGVVTPTVDHSTAAAHIHRLKALGWRYSQIADAAGVSPDTLTNYATGRYRSGRRSVIARILAIPLAPPAITPTGVARRLQGLMALGWRSDELADALGVTRTTIYSLTRGVSPHPKSPTMAPRIAEFAEEHGYTYRREPTIFTRARAWVPIAAWDEIDNPAAKPAPSELPDRVPFTYHTLAALQLMCDELGEVTTICRLGTTRNQLTRWLNPNRKQHRIDTRVAQRLFAYADAHAAKKGPQHVARASA
- a CDS encoding single-stranded DNA-binding protein, with translation MIQHIYIEGGVCMEPELRYTQSGKAVCQLRIAASDQHKDGDEWVRDQSVYWTVAVWGRCAEPAARLTKGDRVVVRGKPVTRQWETPEGQRRSATEVQAFDVWRMLDAPSNSTPSPQPTQQQQPPQQQASGWQQTISDGDDDPPF
- a CDS encoding helix-turn-helix domain-containing protein → MTHSTASPVAYTPDDLAVMLGIHRTTVIRHANAGKLADLRPYRIGAALRFPRSTVNRRLGIQETA